A section of the Carassius carassius chromosome 17, fCarCar2.1, whole genome shotgun sequence genome encodes:
- the apcdd1l gene encoding protein APCDD1-like, whose amino-acid sequence MAGERLIHLLNTTWMVFFMQVLFVRGNKLWEVPTAPLVPHANLSTRLFWEPQCKTQLRHLQNEATITANIPPKLEGHWVSSRCEVRPGPEFLTRSYIFYQSPTRLFRAVQHYYSDSECHIPTYSLVIRGKMRLRQASWITHGATEAEHHLHKVGLVIHSQKAVHHLSTRLPSSCLGLKSGGHLVPHRFYELFNAKAEKDCLGALGFSMMELELLRVENHHHPNSRPTQELFLGDVHTDWNERVHHRPTGYQEPLQNAMHHIHPCPVCALVYRASEQHPPILPPSSSIPLDLNGNWVSQRCESHPAVLFLTRLFVFNEEQRTWEGTYQHYSDPMCRQPSFTLLASGHYVKVGQSAKVRGATALVFKVTRAKVILYDQALLRELNSVHNGRCGQPGGWETGVEQEITWTNGCDALGIRLPHKEYELFKMGVDNKGRPLLFNGKRPTDGSSPDRPAKRPTSFQTPMVQCSTRVGVEPRYSSFSDHSTGPKISSANALHSSLILLSVLNAWCWNIYLF is encoded by the exons ATGGCTGGGGAGAGACTTATTCACCTGTTGAATACAACTTGGATGGTTTTTTTCATGCAAG TTTTGTTTGTAAGGGGCAATAAACTGTGGGAAGTGCCCACCGCTCCACTCGTACCACATGCCAACCTCAGCACAAGACTGTTTTGGGAGCCACAGTGCAAGACTCAGCTACGCCATCTACAGAACGAAGCAACAATCACAGCCAACATACCACCCAAACTGGAGGGCCACTGGGTGTCAAGCAG ATGTGAAGTGCGACCTGGCCCAGAATTCCTCACTCGATCTTACATATTTTACCAAAGCCCCACACGTCTCTTCAGGGCTGTCCAGCATTATTACTCTGACAGCGAATGCCACATCCCAACTTACTCTCTTGTAATCAGGGGTAAAATGCGGCTACGCCAGGCGTCATGGATCACCCATGGAGCCACTGAAGCAGAGCACCACCTCCATAAAGTAGGACTGGTCATTCACAGTCAGAAGGCCGTTCATCATCTCTCTACCCGACTGCCCTCTTCCTGCCTGGGGCTCAAATCTGGAGGACACCTGGTGCCTCATCGCTTCTATGAACTCTTCAATGCCAAAGCAGAGAAAGACTGCTTGGGTGCTCTTGGGTTCTCCATGATGGAATTGGAGTTGCTGCGGGTGGAGAACCATCACCATCCGAACAGCAGGCCGACTCAGGAGCTGTTCTTAGGGGATGTGCACACAGACTGGAACGAAAGGGTGCACCACAGACCGACTGGTTATCAGGAGCCTCTGCAGAATGCTATG CATCACATCCACCCATGCCCAGTGTGCGCCCTGGTATACCGAGCCTCTGAACAGCATCCACCCATCCTTCCTCCATCCTCTTCCATTCCTCTGGATCTAAATGGAAACTGGGTGAGTCAACGCTGCGAGTCCCATCCAGCCGTCCTCTTCCTCACTCGCCTTTTTGTTTTCAACGAGGAGCAACGTACTTGGGAGGGGACCTACCAACATTACTCTGACCCAATGTGCCGCCAGCCCAGCTTTACACTATTGGCATCAGGTCATTATGTTAAAGTGGGACAGTCCGCTAAAGTACGTGGGGCAACCGCGCTCGTCTTTAAGGTAACACGAGCAAAAGTGATCTTGTATGACCAAGCACTGCTGCGGGAATTGAATTCAGTGCACAATGGGAGATGTGGGCAGCCGGGTGGGTGGGAGACGGGCGTCGAGCAAGAAATAACCTGGACGAATGGATGCGACGCATTGGGGATACGACTTCCGCACAAAGAGTATGAGCTGTTTAAGATGGGGGTGGATAATAAAGGGCGCCCCCTGTTGTTTAATGGGAAAAGGCCCACGGATGGATCTAGCCCAGATCGACCTGCAAAAAGACCAACATCCTTTCAGACACCAATGGTGCAATGCAGCACAAGGGTTGGGGTGGAGCCACGCTACAGTTCCTTCAGTGATCATTCAACGGGACCTAAGATAAGCTCTGCTAATGCACTGCACTCTTCATTGATTCTGCTCTCTGTTCTAAATGCATGGTGCTGGAATATTTATCTTTTCTAA